A genomic stretch from Streptomyces sp. SAI-127 includes:
- a CDS encoding SDR family oxidoreductase has protein sequence MRSSPLAGRTVAVTGAARGLGAAMAREIARRGARVALLGHEKAALDTVAASLPGPALAIEVDVTDPAALAAAAAAVRAHLGPPSAVVANAGIAEGGPFLASDPAAWSRVIDVNLTGSAHTARAFLPDLIDTAGYFLQIASLASLGAAPLMSAYCASKAGAEAFAHALRAEVAHRGVAVGIGYLNWTDTDMIRDADRYAVLRELRTHMPPPARRVYPVETVAARLVTGLERRRTTVYAPAWLRLAQPVRAALPSVVLRVSRRALPRLEAEKPVEYTGPLGAGGLADRAARAPRKN, from the coding sequence GTGCGCAGCAGCCCGCTCGCCGGCCGGACGGTGGCCGTCACCGGAGCAGCCCGCGGTCTGGGCGCGGCCATGGCCCGCGAGATCGCCCGCCGCGGCGCCCGGGTCGCGCTGCTCGGCCACGAGAAGGCCGCCCTGGACACGGTGGCCGCGTCCCTGCCGGGCCCGGCGCTGGCCATCGAGGTCGACGTCACCGACCCGGCCGCGCTCGCCGCGGCGGCCGCCGCCGTGCGGGCCCATCTCGGCCCGCCCTCGGCCGTCGTGGCGAACGCGGGCATCGCGGAAGGGGGCCCGTTCCTCGCCTCGGACCCGGCTGCCTGGAGCCGCGTCATCGACGTCAACCTCACCGGCAGCGCCCACACGGCCCGGGCGTTCCTGCCGGACCTCATCGACACGGCGGGCTACTTCCTCCAGATCGCCTCGCTGGCATCGCTGGGCGCCGCACCGCTGATGAGCGCCTACTGCGCATCCAAGGCGGGGGCCGAAGCGTTCGCGCACGCCCTGCGGGCGGAGGTGGCGCACCGGGGCGTCGCCGTGGGCATCGGCTACCTCAACTGGACCGACACCGACATGATCCGCGACGCCGACCGGTATGCGGTGCTGCGTGAACTGCGCACCCACATGCCCCCGCCGGCCCGCCGCGTGTACCCGGTGGAAACGGTCGCCGCACGCCTGGTGACGGGTCTGGAGCGGCGCCGTACGACCGTGTACGCGCCGGCCTGGCTGCGGCTGGCCCAACCGGTGCGCGCGGCCCTGCCGTCCGTGGTGCTGCGGGTGTCACGCCGCGCGCTGCCCCGTCTGGAGGCCGAGAAGCCCGTCGAATACACCGGTCCCCTCGGCGCAGGAGGCCTCGCCGACCGCGCGGCCCGCGCGCCGCGCAAGAACTGA